Below is a window of bacterium DNA.
GGAACCGGTCCCGCCGATGCACGATGGTCACGCTCGAGGCGAACTTGGTCAGGAACAGGGCCTCCTCCATTGCCGAGTCACCGCCGCCCACCACCACCAGGTCCTTGTCCCGGAAGAAGAACCCGTCACAGGTGGCACAGGCGGACACGCCGCGGCCGATCAGCGCCTCCTCGCCGGGCACCCCGAGAAACCGGGCGGTGGCGCCCGTGGCGATGACCACCGCCCGGGCCGAGTGACGGTCCGATCCCACCCGGACCTCGAACGGCTGCCGGGTGAAGTCGACCGATGTGACGTCGGACGTGATCAGGGTGGCGCCGAAGCGAGCGGCCTGCTTGCGGAAGCGTTCCATGAGCTCGGGACCCATGATCCCGTCGGGGAATCCCGGGTAGTTCTCCACGTCGGTGGTGATCATCAGCTGCCCACCCGCCGCGCTCCCTTCGAAGACCAGCGGGGATAGGTCCGCCCGCGCCGCGTACAGGGCAGCGGTGAGGCCGGCGGGGCCCGATCCGATGATGACCAGGTTCTGGGTCATTCACTCTCTCCAGGTGGCGGTTCCTCGGGTACTTGCCTTCCCTTCCGCCATGACAACCATCCGGCGACCAGAAATAATCCCCCGAAGGCGGCATAGGCGCCGGTGGCGCCGGTGGCGATCGCCAGTAGGCGGAAGAGGGCAACGCCGAGCAGAGCGAGCGCTGCCACGACGAGCACCGCGGCGGCCATGCCGAAGGCGGTCAGGGTGATCCCGCGGTCGAGCCGGTCCACGGTCAGCGAACGGACTCTGGCGGCGATCCCTTCCAGCAGGTCGGCAAAGCGAGCGGCGTAGCTCTCCTTCACACGGGGCAGGTTAGCCCCACGAGTAGCCAGGGCTAGACGGGCAATTCCAAGCCAAGGCCGGTGGGCCAGATACCGACACTGACACCGACAAATATCAGTTAGAGACTAGAAACGAACAACTATCGACCAGAAACCGCCCGGAGGGCCACGGCGCGGCAGTCCGGGTAGACGAAGAGAGCGAGCACTCCGGCCCCCGGCCGGTCCTCCGGGCCAGGTACGACCAGGTAGGCCTCGCCCGTCACGCCGTCCACGAGCCCGGGGGCCATCCAGAGGATCACCCCGC
It encodes the following:
- the trxB gene encoding thioredoxin-disulfide reductase, producing MTQNLVIIGSGPAGLTAALYAARADLSPLVFEGSAAGGQLMITTDVENYPGFPDGIMGPELMERFRKQAARFGATLITSDVTSVDFTRQPFEVRVGSDRHSARAVVIATGATARFLGVPGEEALIGRGVSACATCDGFFFRDKDLVVVGGGDSAMEEALFLTKFASSVTIVHRRDRFRASRIMAGRALANEKIDVLWNTTVEEVLGESTVTGVTLREVISGETREHRIEGVFIAIGHVPNTELFRGQIDLDDQGYIRLPGRSTMTNVEGVFASGDVVDKVYRQAVTAAGTGCAAAIDAERWLEARE